In one Silene latifolia isolate original U9 population chromosome 10, ASM4854445v1, whole genome shotgun sequence genomic region, the following are encoded:
- the LOC141607650 gene encoding uncharacterized protein LOC141607650, producing MPPPLEVEHKAYWAIKSLNQSVDDAGLHRKLQLQEIEEICLDSYDNAAIYNEKARTWHDRLIRRRELKEGNNFLVLQNRLKLFSRNLRSKWFGPYIVKKVHSHGAVEVENPSTGKMIKVNG from the coding sequence ATGCCACCTCCTTTGGAAGTAGAGCATAAGGCCTATTGGGCAATCAAGTCTTTAAATCAAAGCGTAGATGATGCGGGCCTCCATAGGAAGCTACAACTTCAAGAGATTGAGGAAATCTGTCTTGATTCTTACGACAATGCCGCCATATACAACGAGAAAGCAAGAACATGGCATGATCGACTGATACGTCGTAGGGAACTCAAGGAAGGTAACAATTTCCTTGTTCTTCAAAATCGGCTCAAATTGTTCTCCAGAAATCTAAGGTCAAAATGGTTCGGACCATACATTGTGAAAAAGGTCCATTCTCATGGAGCAGTTGAGGTTGAAAACCCAAGTACGGGGAAGATGATAAAAGTGAATGGATAA